In Corynebacterium nuruki S6-4, the following proteins share a genomic window:
- the rpsO gene encoding 30S ribosomal protein S15 produces the protein MALTKEQKAGTLKEFGLHETDTGSPEAQVALLTVRITQLTEHLKFHKHDHHSRRGLLLLVGRRKGLLKYLQENNVERYRSLIERLGLRR, from the coding sequence ATGGCTCTCACCAAGGAGCAGAAGGCCGGGACCCTCAAGGAGTTCGGTCTCCACGAGACCGACACCGGCTCGCCCGAGGCGCAGGTCGCGCTGCTGACCGTCCGGATCACCCAGCTGACCGAGCACCTCAAGTTCCACAAGCACGACCACCACTCCCGCCGCGGCCTGCTGCTGCTGGTCGGTCGTCGTAAGGGCCTGCTGAAGTACCTGCAGGAGAACAACGTCGAGCGTTACCGCTCGCTCATCGAGCGCCTGGGCCTGCGCCGCTAG